The window CGCGTTCTGCTTCCCGGCGCTGGATATGCGCCAGGAGTCCTGGCTGCGAGCGCACGTAGCGATGTTCGAGGCGCTGGGCGGGACGGTCCCGAGGATCGTTCCGGACAACCTCAAGACCGGTGTGGTGAAGCACCCCCGCGAGGGCGAGATCGTCCTGAACGATGCGTATCGCGAGATGGCAGCGCATTACTCGGCGGCGGTGCTCCCGGGGAGGGTGCGGAAACCGAAAGACAAGGCGAGCGTGGAGAACACCGTCGCGCACGTCGCGACCTGGGTCATCGCCGGGCTGCGGGATCAGCGATTCACGTCCCTGCCCGAACTTGCAGCCGCCATCGGGCAGCGGATGGAGGCCTATAACGCGGAGCCGTTCCAGAAGCGGCCCGGATCCCGCGCCAGCGTGTTCGACGCGGAGGAGCGGCCGCTGCTGACGCCGCTGCCGGCGGTGCCCTACGAGATCTCGACATGGCACTACGGACGACGAGTGGGCAGGAACGGGCACGTCACGTTCGCGCGGAACTTCTACTCCGCGCCGTTCGCGCACATCGGCGCGAAGGTCGATCTGCGCATCACGGCCCGGACGCTGGAGATCTATCAGGGCAGCCAGCGACTGACCAGTCACCTGCTGCTCCCGGAGACCGCGAGCAATGAGTACCGCACCAACGACGCGGACCTACCTGCGGGCGAGCGTTTCCAGGCCTGGGACGCGCAGAGGGTGCGGGCGTGGGCAGATCGGGTCGGGCCGGCCACGGTGATCGTGATCCAGCGGATCTTCGAGTCCGTGCCGATCGTGGAACAGGGCCTGGATCCCGCGTTGGCGGTGCTACGGCTCTCTCGCCGCTTCTCCGTAGATCGGGTCGAGGCGGCCTGCGCACTCGCGCTGACGGGACGGGTCCGTTCACCGCGCTATGCGCATCTGCACCCGATCTTGGCCACCGGGCAGGACAAGGTCGCCGCCCTGCGTCCACCCCGCGAGGAACCCGCGGAAGACGGCGGATACGTCCGTGGCGCCGACTACTACGCCGGAGGTGTCCGGTGAGCGTGATCGATAACGACACGAAGCGGAAGCTGCGCGAGATGGGCGCGA is drawn from Brachybacterium muris and contains these coding sequences:
- the istA gene encoding IS21 family transposase — protein: MVRKIRAKLVLQLRAEGLSGRAISSSQGMSRKSVRAVFEAADAAGIGWGDIADVADEQVYARLFPGRGEHESVFAQPDWEQVHREMARVGVTLKLLHGEYFDATTAAGDPAMGYDRFCRTYQHHVMVTGAASRVGHKAGQSVEVDWSGPTMELADPVTGEVSKVFLFVACLPFSRYAFCFPALDMRQESWLRAHVAMFEALGGTVPRIVPDNLKTGVVKHPREGEIVLNDAYREMAAHYSAAVLPGRVRKPKDKASVENTVAHVATWVIAGLRDQRFTSLPELAAAIGQRMEAYNAEPFQKRPGSRASVFDAEERPLLTPLPAVPYEISTWHYGRRVGRNGHVTFARNFYSAPFAHIGAKVDLRITARTLEIYQGSQRLTSHLLLPETASNEYRTNDADLPAGERFQAWDAQRVRAWADRVGPATVIVIQRIFESVPIVEQGLDPALAVLRLSRRFSVDRVEAACALALTGRVRSPRYAHLHPILATGQDKVAALRPPREEPAEDGGYVRGADYYAGGVR